The Mesorhizobium sp. M1D.F.Ca.ET.043.01.1.1 genome contains a region encoding:
- a CDS encoding O-succinylhomoserine sulfhydrylase, with product MTKTRNWKPQTALVHGGTLRSGFGETSEAMYLTQGYVYETAQAAEARFKGEEPGFIYSRYANPTVDMFEKRMCALEGAEDARATASGMAAVSAALLCSVKAGDHIVAARALFGSCRWVVETLAPRYGIQATLIDGTDIANWEKAVRPNTKLFFLESPTNPTLEVVDIAAVAALANSIGARVIVDNVFATPLQQKPLQLGAHIVVYSATKHIDGQGRCLGGVILSDKKWIDENLHDYFRHTGPSLSPFNAWTLLKGLETLPLRVRQQTESAGKIADFLAGRPEIARVIYPGRADHPQADVVRKQMSGGSTLICLDVKGGKQAAFAFQNALDIVLISNNLGDAKSLITHPATTTHKNLSDEARAELGIGPGTLRLSVGLEDTDDLLADIEEALKAAK from the coding sequence ATGACGAAGACGCGCAACTGGAAACCTCAGACGGCACTCGTGCATGGCGGGACGCTGCGTTCCGGCTTCGGCGAGACCTCCGAGGCGATGTACCTCACCCAAGGCTATGTCTATGAGACGGCGCAAGCCGCAGAAGCCCGTTTCAAGGGCGAGGAGCCGGGCTTCATCTATTCGCGCTACGCCAATCCGACCGTGGACATGTTCGAAAAGCGCATGTGCGCGCTGGAAGGCGCCGAAGATGCCCGCGCCACCGCTTCCGGCATGGCGGCGGTCAGCGCAGCGCTTCTGTGCAGCGTCAAGGCCGGCGACCATATCGTTGCGGCGCGGGCGCTGTTCGGCTCCTGCCGCTGGGTGGTCGAGACGCTGGCGCCGCGCTACGGCATCCAGGCGACGCTGATCGACGGCACCGACATCGCCAATTGGGAAAAGGCGGTCAGACCCAACACCAAGCTGTTCTTCCTGGAGAGCCCGACCAACCCGACGCTGGAAGTGGTCGACATCGCCGCCGTCGCCGCTTTAGCCAACTCGATCGGCGCGCGCGTGATCGTCGACAATGTCTTCGCCACGCCGCTGCAGCAGAAGCCCTTGCAGCTCGGCGCCCATATCGTTGTCTATTCGGCGACCAAGCATATCGACGGACAGGGCCGCTGCCTCGGCGGCGTCATCCTGTCGGACAAGAAGTGGATCGACGAGAACCTGCACGACTATTTCCGCCACACCGGCCCGAGCCTGTCGCCCTTCAACGCCTGGACGCTGCTCAAGGGCCTGGAGACGCTGCCGCTGCGGGTGCGCCAGCAGACGGAAAGCGCCGGCAAGATCGCCGACTTCCTCGCCGGACGGCCCGAGATCGCCCGCGTCATCTATCCGGGCCGCGCCGACCATCCGCAGGCGGATGTCGTCAGGAAGCAGATGTCGGGCGGCTCGACGCTGATCTGCCTCGACGTCAAGGGCGGCAAGCAGGCGGCCTTCGCCTTCCAGAACGCGCTCGACATCGTGCTGATCTCCAACAATCTCGGCGACGCCAAGAGCCTGATCACCCATCCCGCGACGACCACGCACAAGAACCTCAGCGACGAAGCGCGCGCCGAACTCGGCATCGGGCCGGGCACGCTGCGCCTGTCCGTGGGGCTTGAGGACACCGACGATCTGCTGGCCGACATCGAAGAGGCGCTGAAGGCGGCGAAGTAG